A stretch of DNA from Rhodococcus sp. NBC_00297:
CGGGCCCTCGCGGTCGAGCGCGGAGCCATCGAGCTCGCGCTTCCCGAACAGGAGGTCGTCGCCGACGGTTCCGACCGCGGCGGATGGCGCCTCGAGATCGCGCCGCGCACCGAGGCCGACGCGTGGAACGCCGAGATGTCCCTGCTCACCGGAATGTGCGCCGCCGCGATCATGCTCGAGGCGAAGGTCGGCATCCTGCGCACTCTCCCGCCGCCGGGCGCGTCGGACGTCGAGGCACTGCGGGCGGTGGTGCGGGCACTGGGCCTGCAGTGGCCGACCGGTGCCTCGCCCGGCCAGGTTCTTGCCGGCCTGGACCCGGCGGCTCCCACGACTCTCGCCGTGATGACCGAGGCGACCACGCTGTTGCGCGGTGCCGCGTACGTCGCTTTCGACGGTGAGACACCCGAGGAGCCGGACCATTCCGGGATCGGTGGCCCGTACGCCCACGTCACCGCGCCGTTACGTCGGCGCGTCGACAGGTACGCCACCGAGGTGTGTCTCGCTCACTGTGCCGGAACCGCTGTCCCCGACTGGGTGCTCGCCGAGTTCGCAGAGCTGCCCGACGCGATGCGGCGCAGCGATTCGCTGGCGTCGAAGGTGGACCGTGCGTGTATCGACCTCGTCGAGGCCAGGGTGCTGGCGGACCGCGTCGGCGACACCGTCTCGGCCGTCGTGCTGCGCGGACGAACCGACAAGCGGCCCGCCGAGGTCTTCGTTCCCGAGTACACCGTCGTCGGCCGGTGTTCGGGAGACCCGGCCGAGGGCACGACCGTCACCGTGCGGGTGGGGCCGGTGGACGTCGCGACCCGGCGAGTGGAGTTCTCGGTCGGGTAGGCCGGAGGCCGGTCGTCGGTGGTCGGGTAGGCCCGGAGACGCTCAGCCGAGGGAGGCTGCGCGGCGCCGCAGCTTCGTCCACGCGCGGGGGAGCGGCTCGAGTGCGTCCGCGCTGTCGTGTCCCTCGTTCGCGTACAGGACACCGAAGGTGAAGGTGTCCTCGCCTCGCTCGGCCGCGGAGGCGGCCTCGGTCAGGATCGTGGCGCGCGACACCGCACTGTCCTGGACCTCGCCGAGGACGGACTGCACCTTCTTCGCGGCCTTCGCGACGTCGGCGGCCGTCGTTCGTACTGTTCCGTCCGAGAGTGCGCCCGCCGCTGCCTCGGCCGCGTAGCGCAGCTTCTTGGCGTTCTTGCGCACGTCGTGCAGAGCCTCGGCACGCTCGTCGCCGGTGAGCGCGGCCGCGTGAGCCTCGGCTCGGGCGATCGTGCGGTACTGGCCACGGAGCACCTTCCGGAAGACTTCGTCCGCGCGGCCGTCCGACGGACCGACGGTGGGTGCTGCCAGTAGTGCATCGAGCGCGTCGAGCAGGGCGAAGTAGCGCTCGCCGCTCAACTCCCGCACGATCTCCTCGTGCGCGAGCGTGTACAACCGTCGCTGGGTGCCGACGAGGGTCTCGACCACGGGACCGCGCACAGCGTCGGACGGCAGCGCCGAGAGCGACGCGTCGTAGCGGGCCGCCAGCACCTCGGCGTCGCGAGCGGTGCCGAGAATGTCGGCGAGCCAGGACAGTTCGCTACGGACCGCGTCGACGGACGGTCGGTCGAGCAGGTCGCGGTAGGACCGCAGCACGCTGCGCAGTCGCCGCGTTGCAACGCGCATGGCGTGCACCGCGTCGTCGTCGTTCTCCCGCACGCGCGGATCCGCCGCGAGGAGAGCGGACACGTCGGTGGCCAGGGCGGCGAGCAGCGCGGACCCGGCGGTGCCGTCGGGCGTGGCATCGCCGGTCCGGAGATCCGCCAGGCGGGATCCGAGCGCCCGTGCGAGCTTCGACGGTGAGGAACCGGGGTCGGCGCCGTGGGAGAGCAGGTAGGTGCTCACCTTCTCCAGGGTGCGGCGGTCACCGTCGATCAGCTCCACCTCCCATTCACGCCAGCGAACAGTGGTGTCGTCCAACAGGTTCCGGGCGGTGACGGTGTCGTCGCACAGCTCCGCGGCGGTCTGGTGCCGCTTCGTGGCCACGACGGTGACGATGCGGCGGGTCTCGATGCTCGCGACGGGCACGAGCGGTTTGCCTCGCACGTGCGCCGTCACACGATCGGCGACCTCGGCCGGCACGCGAGCGGTGTTGCCGCCCGCGGACAGCGGGCTCCGCAGCTCGAGACGCTCGTCGGACGAGACGGGCATCTTGATGTGCCATCCCGCGTCGGAGCTTCCGGTCCGTCGACGCACCGTGATGCGTCGACGCGCCAGGTCGAGATCCGGGGTGTCGAAGTACGTGGAGACCGGGTGTGTCAGCTCCGGCGCGGACGCGGACACGATCGACTTCGCCCCCGTGAGCTCGGGAACCGGCGTGTCCATGCCGACGTCGAACTTGGCCTCGATCTCCGTGTGCGCGTCCGCACCACCTGAACTCATGGTGACATCTTTACCACCTGCAGGTGAACGGCCGGTTCGTCAGCGGCGGAAGGAGTCCGTCGCTTCGACGAGGTGATGGATGATTCCCGGTTCCGCGGCGGAGTGCCCGGCGTCGTCGACGATGTGGAGTGTCGACGACGGCCAGGATCGATGCAGATCCCAGGCGCTCGTGGCCGGGCACACCACGTCGTAACGGCCCTGCACGATGACACCGGGGATGTGGGCGATGGAGTCCATGTTCGCCAGCAACTGATTCTGTTCCAGGAACCCCTGGTGCACGAAGTAGTGATTCTCGATGCGCGAGAACGCGAGTGCGAACCGTGCCTCGGAGTTCTGCTCCACGCGTTCCGGTTTCGGGAGCAGGGTGCTGGTGGCGCCCTCCCACGTGGACCAGGCGACCGCCGCGTTCAGCGCGGTCTCCGGGTCGGACGAGTGAAGGAGTCGGTGGTAGATCTCCACGGGGTCGCCGTCGCGCTCCGCCGCCGGGATCGGGGCGAGGAACTTCTCCCACAGTTCGGGGAAGAGGTGTCCCGCGCCGCCGCGGTAGTACCAGTCGATCTCCGACTCACGCAGCAGGAAGATGCCGCGCAGCACCAGTGACGTGACGCGGTGCGGATGCGCCTGGGCGTACGCGAGCGACAACGTCGATCCCCACGACCCGCCGAACACCGACCACGTGTCGATGCCGAGATGCTCACGCAGGACCTCCATGTCGGCGATGGAGTGTCCGGTGGTGTTGACGGAGAGATCGGCGCCGTCGGCGACGTGCGGCGTGGACCGACCGCACCCGCGCTGGTCGAACAGCACGATCCGGTAGGCCTCGGGATCGAAGTAGCGACGCTGATCGGGACCCGTGCCGCCGCCCGGTCCGCCGTGCACGAACACCACCGGAGTGCCGTCGGGGTTGCCGCTGACCTCGAAGTGGAGGTGCTGCCCGTCGCCGACATCGAGCATCCCCGAGTCGTGCGGGTCGAGTTCGGGGTAGAGGGACCGGCGCGCCGTCATCGTCACAGCCCCACGAGGCCCGACGCGAGATCGGGAATCTCGAGGATGTCGACGACCTGGCTCCGGACGTCGGAGCACGCGTCGGTCGCGGCCGTGTCGACGATCCCGCGGTTCTGGATCACCGCGGCGTTCAGTCCGTAGCGCGCCGCCCACGTCTGCACCAGGATGTTCAGGCCGCCGCGGCCCACGGTCGGGCCCTGCACGCGCCAGTTCGACAGCTGCGCCTCGAGGTCGGTGCACAGCGACTGAGCCTGATCCTCGGACACCGTCGGGGTGGCCGGAGCCGCGGATGTGGTCGTCGTGGGAGCGGCCGTCGTCGTCGACGCAGTGGTGGTGTCCGTCCCGCCTGCGCACGACGTCAGGGTCACGGTCGCTGCTGCCAGAACACCCGCCGCGGCGAGTCCATGTCGCATCATCATGGCCCCGAGTGTGCCACCCGGGTGCTTCCCCGACCGGCCCGCCCGCGTCGCTCGCCAGGGGTCGCAGTCCTAGAAGCTGTGCTCCTGCGCGGGGAAGGCCCCCGACCGCACCTCGGCGGCGTAGGTCGACGCCGCAGCGCGCAGCTGGTCGCCGACGTCGCCGAAACGCTTGACGAACTTGGCGGTGCGACCGCTGGTGAAACCGGCCATGTCCTGCCAGACGAGAACCTGGGCGTCGCACTCCGGACCGGCACCGATGCCGACGGTGGGGATCGTCAGCTTGCGCGTCACCTGGCCGGCGAGATCGGCGGGCACCATTTCCATGACGACGGCGAAGGCTCCGGCCTCCTGGACGGCGATGGCGTCGGCCACGAGCTGCTCGGACGCGTCGCCGCGGCCCTGCACGCGAAAACCACCGAGTCCGTTGACGCTCTGCGGGGTGAAGCCGATGTGCGCCATCACGGGGATACCGGCGGCGGTGATGGCGGCGATCTGCGGGGCGACACGCTCGCCGCCCTCGAGCTTGACCGCGTTGGCCTGGCCCTCGCGCATGAAGCGGACAGCGGTCTCGACGGCCTGCTGCGGAGAGATCTCGTAGGTGCCGAACGGCAGGTCGGCGACCACGAGTGCATTGGGGGCGCCGCGGACCACGCCGCGCACCAGGGGGATGAGCTCCGCGATGTCGATGTGCACCGTGGTGTCGTAGCCGTAGACGACGTTGGCGGCCGAGTCGCCCACGAGCAGGACGGGGATGCCGGCCTCCTCGAAGATGCGCGCGCTCGAGTAGTCGTAGGCGGTGAGCATGCTCCAGCGGTCGCCGGAGGCCTTCATCGCCTGCAGGTGGTGGGTGCGGGTCTTGCGGCCCGTGGGTGCGGATCCGTACAGCGGGGTCTCAGCAGCAGACATCGAGCGTCCCTTTCGTCCTCGAGGCCCGCTCGGCGGGTCCCCGGGTAGAGGTGATGACGCGTTCAGTCTGCCACCGCCGGGTTCCGCGGCACGAGTGCGCTTGGTCACACACCACGCCGTGCCACCATCGAGAGGTGTCCTCCCGTCGCGCGTCCGTCCGTCTCGCCGTCTCCCTCTCGGTTCTCGCGGTGCTGGCCGCGGCGTGCGGCTCCGATGTCGGCGGCACTCCCACCGACGACGAGGGTGGGTCCGTGCCCGTCACGACGACGGAGACGCGTGCCGATCAACCGTCGACGCTGGACGCGTTTCGGGCGCAGCGTGTCACGTGGGGATCGTGCGAGGGATTCGTGACCGACGGGTCCGAGCTGGACCCGAGCCTGCAGTGCGGCCGGGTGACCGTGCCGATCGACTACGACGATCCGGCCGGGCCCACCGCCTCACTGGCGCTGTCCCGGTCGGCGGCGACGGGGGAGAAGGTGGGCTCGATGCTCGTCAACCCCGGCGGACCCGGCGCGTCGGGCCTCTCGACTGCGACGGTGGCGCGGGGTACCGCCGTCGAATCGTCCTTCGACGTCATCGGATTCGACCCTCGGGGCATCGGTGCGTCGGTGCCGGCGGTGCGCTGCGACACTCCGCGGGAGTTCGACGCCGAGCGTGCGGACAACGACGTGGACACCTCGCCCGCCGGCATCACCGAGACCGAGAAGGAGAATCAGGACTACGCCGCGCGGTGCGCCGAGCGCAACGATCCGGTGTTGCTCGAACACCTCACGTCGGCCGACGTCGCGCGGGACATGGACGTCGTCCGGTCGGTGCTCGGCGACGATCAGCTGACGTATCTCGGATTTTCGTACGGGACGCGGCTGGGCTACACCTACGCCGAACTCTTCCCCGAGAACGTGCGCGCGATGGTGCTCGACGGCGCTCTCGACCCCGCTGCGAACGCGGCCGACGAGGTGGTCGCCCAGGGCGCAGGCTTCCAGTCGGTGTTCGACGCCTTCGCGGCCGACTGCGCGGGACGGTCCGACTGTCCACTCGGTACCGACCCGGCGGGAGACGTGGGTTCCTTCCGGGCCCTGGTCGATCCGTTGGTGGACCGGCCCGCGAGCACCGAGCTCACCGGGCCGGAGGGTGCCCGCTCGCTGAGCTACGACGACGCCGTGACCGGAGTGCAGCAGGCGCTCTACAGCACCGAACTGTGGGGACCGTTGCGGCGCGGTCTGACTCAGCTGGAGAACGGCCAGGGCGACATCCTGCTCTCGCTCGCCGATCTCTACAACGGGCGCCTGAGCGACGGCACGTACAGCAACACCAACGACGCGTTCACCGCCGTGCGGTGCGTCGACGATCCGCGGGTGACCGACCGGGCGGAGGAGGGCGCGCTCGACGCCCGGTTCCGCGCCGCCGCGCCGTTCCTGGACGACGGCCGGGGCAACGGCACCGCGCCGCTCGAGCCGTGCGCCTTCTGGCCGGTCCCCTCGGCAGCCGACCCGGGGCCGGTCTCGATACCGGGACTCGCACCGACCGTGGTGGTCTCGACCACCGACGATCCCGCCACCCCGTACGAGGCCGGGGTCGCTCTGGCCGCGCAGCTGGGCTCGTCGCTGATCACCTACGAGGGAAATCAGCACACCGCCTCGTTCGCCGGGATCGCCTGCATCGACGACGCCGTGTCCGCCTACCTCGTCGACCTGACGCCTCCACCAGCAGGTCTGCGCTGCTGAGCCGTGACCTCACAGTCGTCGCCACCGCGCTGTGAGGTCCAGAAAGTGCGACCGGTTTCACGATGTAACACGGATTTAATGCAACGTGCCTAGCCTGACGGTCATGGATCGCCAAAAGGAATTCGTGCTTCGCACTCTGGAGGAGCGCGACATCCGGTTCGTCCGTCTGTGGTTCACGGACGTGCTCGGCTACCTCAAGTCCGTGGCCATCGCTCCGGCCGAACTCGAGGGCGCGTTCGAGGAGGGCATCGGCTTCGACGGCTCGGCGATCGAGGGCTTCTCGCGAGTCTCCGAGGCCGACACCGTGGCCAAGCCCGACCCCACGACGTTCCAAATCCTGCCCTGGACCACCAGCAAGGGCGAGCAGCACTCCGCCCGCATGTTCTGCGACATCGCGATGCCCGACGGGTCGCCGTCCTGGGCCGATTCCCGGCACGTGCTGCGTCGCCAGCTCTCCAAGGCCGCAGACCTCGGATTCAGCTGCTACGTGCATCCCGAGATCGAGTTCTTCCTGTGCAAGGAACTGCCCGACGACGGTCGGCCCCCCGTCCCCGCGGACAACGGCGGCTACTTCGACCAGGCCGTCCACGACGAGGCGCCGAACTTCCGGCGTCACGCCATCGACGCCCTCGAGTCCATGGGCATCTCGGTGGAGTTCAGCCACCACGAGGCCGCGCCGGGTCAGCAGGAGATCGACCTGCGCTACGCCGACGCCCTGTCCATGGCCGACAACGTGATGACCTTCCGCTACCTCGTCAAGGAGGTCGCGATCGACGAGGGCGTGCGTGCGACGTTCATGCCCAAGCCGTTCAGCGATCAGGCCGGCTCGGCCATGCACACGCACATGAGTCTGTTCGAGGGCGAGACCAACGCCTTCCACAACCCGGACGACCCCATGCAGTTGTCCGAGACCGGCAAGGCCTTCATCGCGGGCATCCTCGAGCACGCCAACGAGATCAGCGCGGTCACCAACCAGTGGGTCAACTCCTACAAGCGTCTGATCCACGGCGGCGAGGCCCCCACGGCGGCGTCCTGGGGTCCGTCGAATCGCTCTGCGCTGGTACGCGTTCCGATGTACACGCCGAACAAGGCGTCGTCTCGCCGCGTCGAGATCCGCAGCCCCGACTCGGCGTGCAACCCGTACCTCACCTTCGCCGTGCTGCTCGCGGCCGGACTGCGCGGTGTGGAGAAGGGGTACACGCTGCCGCCCGAGGCCGAGGAGGACGTGTGGTCGTTGACCTCCGCCGAACGCCGCGCCATGGGCTACCGGGAGCTGCCCAGCAGCCTCAACGAGGCGCTCGCCGCCATGGAGGGCTCCGAGCTGGTGGCCGAGGCGCTCGGCGAGCACGTCTTCGACTACTTCCTGCGCAACAAGCGTCGTGAGTGGGAGTCGTACCGTTCGCACGTGACGCCATTCGAGCTCAAGACCTACCTGGGTCTGTAGCGACTGCGCGATTGTCGACTGGACGGGGCTGTCGAGTAACGTCGACACGCCATGAACATGTCGGAATGCACCACCGTCCCGAGATTCGTCGACCCGCGGTTCGTCCACCCGACGTTCGCTGACGCCGACCCGGCGGTCGACTCGTACACCGTGGTGGAGGCTCGCCCGTGATTCCGCCCAGTTCCCGTTCCACCGTGCCCAGCCCCGGACGGCTCGGTCTCGTCGAGGCGTCGGCCCCGGCGAACCTGTCGCTGCTGGGCTGGACCGACGAGGACAGCACCGAGCTGCTGTGGTCGCTGTCGCGCTCGCCCGACGCCGATCTCGCGCTGCGCACCCTCGCGCGCCTCGCCGAGGATCTCGGTGACAACTGGTCCGACCTCGACGCCCGCCTGCGCACCGACAAGAGTCTGCGCGGCCGCATGTTCGCTCTCGCCGGATCGTCCAGCGCTCTCGGTGACCACCTGGTGTCCGAGCCGGAGAAGTGGCGCCTGCTCACCACCTGCACGGAGTCGTTGCCCACGGCCGACGAGCTGCGCGACTCGATGCTCGCGAGCGTCGGTGCCGTCGCGGAGACGGGCGACGACGCCCTCGGTCAGGTGTTCCGGGCCGAGCTGACCGGACCCAAGGCCATCATCGCGCTGCGTACGGCGTACCGCGACCACCTCATGATCCTGGCCGCCGCCGATCTCGCGGCGACCGTGGAGAACGAGCCCGTCGTGCCCTACGAGGTGGTCGGTCGTCAGCTGTCCGATCTCGCGGACGCGGCGCTCACCGCGGCACTGTCGGTGGCCGTCACCGTCACGTTCCCCGACGGGCCCTGCTCGGTCCGACTCGCGGTCATCGCGATGGGCAAGTGCGGTGCGCAGGAACTGAACTACGTGAGCGACGTCGATGTCGTCTTCGTCGCCGAACCCTCCAACTCCCTCGCCACCCGCATGGCCGGCGAGATGATGCGCATCGGCTCGTCCGCCTTCTTCGAGGTCGACGCCGCACTGCGTCCCGAGGGCAAGCAGGGCGAACTGGTCCGCACTCTCGACTCGCACCTGGCGTACTACCAGCGGTGGGCGAAGACCTGGGAGTTCCAGGCGTTGCTCAAGGCGCGCGCCATGACCGGTGACGCCGAGCTGGGCCAGGCCTACGTCGACGCGGTGACGCCGATGGTGTGGGTGGCCAGTGAGCGCGAGGACTTCGTCCCCGAGGTGCAGGCGATGCGCCGCCGCGTCGAGGAGATGGTGCCGGCCGAGCTGCGCGAGCGCGAGATCAAGCTGGGGCGCGGCAGCCTGCGTGACGTCGAGTTCGCCGTCCAGCTGCTGCAACTCGTGCACGGACGAGCCGACGACTCCCTCCACGAACGCGGTACCGTCGCCGCGCTGTCCGCTCTCGCCACCGGCGGCTACATCGGGCGTGACGACGCGGCCAACCTCACCGCGTCCTACGAGTTCCTCCGCCTCATCGAGCACCGGCTGCAGCTGCAGAAGCTGCAGCGCACGCACCTCCTGCCGCCGGACGACGACGACGAGGCGATGCGCTGGCTCGCCCGCGCCGCCCACATGCGTCCCGACGGCAACCACGACGCGACCGGCGTTCTGCGCCAGGAGATCCGTCGCAACGCGCAGCGGATCCGGCGGTTGCACGCTCGGCTGTTCTATCGCCCTCTGCTCGAATCGGTGGCCCGGCTGGACAGCGACTCGCTGCGCCTCAGTTCGGATTCCGCGATCCGGCAGCTCTCGGCGCTCGGCTACTCGGCTCCACAGAACGCGCTCGGACACCTGAGCGCACTCGTCGGCATGGGTGCGCGCAAGGGTCGCATCCAGTCGCTGCTGCTGCCGACGCTGCTCGAATGGCTGGGCGACACACCGGATCCCGACGCGGGCCTGCTGGCCTACCGACGGCTGTCGGAGGAGGTCGCCGAGCAGTCCTGGTTCCTGCGGCTGGTCCGCGACGAGGGCCCGGTGGCGCAGCGCCTGATGCAGGTGCTCGGGTCGTCGGAGTACCTGCGCGGTGTGTTGGTCAACGCGCCGGAGGTCATCCGGCTCTTCGCCGACGGATCGACCGGCCCCAAACTGCTCGACGTCGATCCCACCGAGACGTACGGCGCCATCCTGAAGTCCTC
This window harbors:
- a CDS encoding RNB domain-containing ribonuclease, with product MTASVSRRAVAPRVDGVDFSAVRAEFDLPTGYPPDAVPVADSRPTRRDATDLEFVTIDPPGSMDLDQALVVHRTDAGFRLYYAIADVGAVVAPGSVLDEEVRRRGQTLYLPDDSVPLHPRQMSEDASSLLPDRVRPAALWTIDTDPAGTATSWHVEPATVRSRQRFTYAEVQSAVDSGTVHPSLTALQDLGRARRALAVERGAIELALPEQEVVADGSDRGGWRLEIAPRTEADAWNAEMSLLTGMCAAAIMLEAKVGILRTLPPPGASDVEALRAVVRALGLQWPTGASPGQVLAGLDPAAPTTLAVMTEATTLLRGAAYVAFDGETPEEPDHSGIGGPYAHVTAPLRRRVDRYATEVCLAHCAGTAVPDWVLAEFAELPDAMRRSDSLASKVDRACIDLVEARVLADRVGDTVSAVVLRGRTDKRPAEVFVPEYTVVGRCSGDPAEGTTVTVRVGPVDVATRRVEFSVG
- a CDS encoding CYTH and CHAD domain-containing protein, which gives rise to MSSGGADAHTEIEAKFDVGMDTPVPELTGAKSIVSASAPELTHPVSTYFDTPDLDLARRRITVRRRTGSSDAGWHIKMPVSSDERLELRSPLSAGGNTARVPAEVADRVTAHVRGKPLVPVASIETRRIVTVVATKRHQTAAELCDDTVTARNLLDDTTVRWREWEVELIDGDRRTLEKVSTYLLSHGADPGSSPSKLARALGSRLADLRTGDATPDGTAGSALLAALATDVSALLAADPRVRENDDDAVHAMRVATRRLRSVLRSYRDLLDRPSVDAVRSELSWLADILGTARDAEVLAARYDASLSALPSDAVRGPVVETLVGTQRRLYTLAHEEIVRELSGERYFALLDALDALLAAPTVGPSDGRADEVFRKVLRGQYRTIARAEAHAAALTGDERAEALHDVRKNAKKLRYAAEAAAGALSDGTVRTTAADVAKAAKKVQSVLGEVQDSAVSRATILTEAASAAERGEDTFTFGVLYANEGHDSADALEPLPRAWTKLRRRAASLG
- the pip gene encoding prolyl aminopeptidase — its product is MTARRSLYPELDPHDSGMLDVGDGQHLHFEVSGNPDGTPVVFVHGGPGGGTGPDQRRYFDPEAYRIVLFDQRGCGRSTPHVADGADLSVNTTGHSIADMEVLREHLGIDTWSVFGGSWGSTLSLAYAQAHPHRVTSLVLRGIFLLRESEIDWYYRGGAGHLFPELWEKFLAPIPAAERDGDPVEIYHRLLHSSDPETALNAAVAWSTWEGATSTLLPKPERVEQNSEARFALAFSRIENHYFVHQGFLEQNQLLANMDSIAHIPGVIVQGRYDVVCPATSAWDLHRSWPSSTLHIVDDAGHSAAEPGIIHHLVEATDSFRR
- the panB gene encoding 3-methyl-2-oxobutanoate hydroxymethyltransferase, with the translated sequence MSAAETPLYGSAPTGRKTRTHHLQAMKASGDRWSMLTAYDYSSARIFEEAGIPVLLVGDSAANVVYGYDTTVHIDIAELIPLVRGVVRGAPNALVVADLPFGTYEISPQQAVETAVRFMREGQANAVKLEGGERVAPQIAAITAAGIPVMAHIGFTPQSVNGLGGFRVQGRGDASEQLVADAIAVQEAGAFAVVMEMVPADLAGQVTRKLTIPTVGIGAGPECDAQVLVWQDMAGFTSGRTAKFVKRFGDVGDQLRAAASTYAAEVRSGAFPAQEHSF
- a CDS encoding alpha/beta hydrolase, translated to MSSRRASVRLAVSLSVLAVLAAACGSDVGGTPTDDEGGSVPVTTTETRADQPSTLDAFRAQRVTWGSCEGFVTDGSELDPSLQCGRVTVPIDYDDPAGPTASLALSRSAATGEKVGSMLVNPGGPGASGLSTATVARGTAVESSFDVIGFDPRGIGASVPAVRCDTPREFDAERADNDVDTSPAGITETEKENQDYAARCAERNDPVLLEHLTSADVARDMDVVRSVLGDDQLTYLGFSYGTRLGYTYAELFPENVRAMVLDGALDPAANAADEVVAQGAGFQSVFDAFAADCAGRSDCPLGTDPAGDVGSFRALVDPLVDRPASTELTGPEGARSLSYDDAVTGVQQALYSTELWGPLRRGLTQLENGQGDILLSLADLYNGRLSDGTYSNTNDAFTAVRCVDDPRVTDRAEEGALDARFRAAAPFLDDGRGNGTAPLEPCAFWPVPSAADPGPVSIPGLAPTVVVSTTDDPATPYEAGVALAAQLGSSLITYEGNQHTASFAGIACIDDAVSAYLVDLTPPPAGLRC
- the glnA gene encoding type I glutamate--ammonia ligase yields the protein MDRQKEFVLRTLEERDIRFVRLWFTDVLGYLKSVAIAPAELEGAFEEGIGFDGSAIEGFSRVSEADTVAKPDPTTFQILPWTTSKGEQHSARMFCDIAMPDGSPSWADSRHVLRRQLSKAADLGFSCYVHPEIEFFLCKELPDDGRPPVPADNGGYFDQAVHDEAPNFRRHAIDALESMGISVEFSHHEAAPGQQEIDLRYADALSMADNVMTFRYLVKEVAIDEGVRATFMPKPFSDQAGSAMHTHMSLFEGETNAFHNPDDPMQLSETGKAFIAGILEHANEISAVTNQWVNSYKRLIHGGEAPTAASWGPSNRSALVRVPMYTPNKASSRRVEIRSPDSACNPYLTFAVLLAAGLRGVEKGYTLPPEAEEDVWSLTSAERRAMGYRELPSSLNEALAAMEGSELVAEALGEHVFDYFLRNKRREWESYRSHVTPFELKTYLGL
- a CDS encoding bifunctional [glutamine synthetase] adenylyltransferase/[glutamine synthetase]-adenylyl-L-tyrosine phosphorylase; this translates as MIPPSSRSTVPSPGRLGLVEASAPANLSLLGWTDEDSTELLWSLSRSPDADLALRTLARLAEDLGDNWSDLDARLRTDKSLRGRMFALAGSSSALGDHLVSEPEKWRLLTTCTESLPTADELRDSMLASVGAVAETGDDALGQVFRAELTGPKAIIALRTAYRDHLMILAAADLAATVENEPVVPYEVVGRQLSDLADAALTAALSVAVTVTFPDGPCSVRLAVIAMGKCGAQELNYVSDVDVVFVAEPSNSLATRMAGEMMRIGSSAFFEVDAALRPEGKQGELVRTLDSHLAYYQRWAKTWEFQALLKARAMTGDAELGQAYVDAVTPMVWVASEREDFVPEVQAMRRRVEEMVPAELREREIKLGRGSLRDVEFAVQLLQLVHGRADDSLHERGTVAALSALATGGYIGRDDAANLTASYEFLRLIEHRLQLQKLQRTHLLPPDDDDEAMRWLARAAHMRPDGNHDATGVLRQEIRRNAQRIRRLHARLFYRPLLESVARLDSDSLRLSSDSAIRQLSALGYSAPQNALGHLSALVGMGARKGRIQSLLLPTLLEWLGDTPDPDAGLLAYRRLSEEVAEQSWFLRLVRDEGPVAQRLMQVLGSSEYLRGVLVNAPEVIRLFADGSTGPKLLDVDPTETYGAILKSSARYDDPVRAVAAARSLRRYELARVASADILGLLEVPEVCRALSSVWAAVINAALDAAVRASVAERGGTAPASIAIIGMGRLGGGELGYGSDADVLFVCEPAEGADDSDAVKWANAIADRVRKLLGSPSQDPPLEVDTGLRPEGRNGPVVRTLSAYDAYYSQWAQPWEVQALLRAHQVAGDQDLGIRFLLMADRIRYPEGGVSEDAVREIRRIKARVDAERLPKGADPKTHTKLGRGGLADVEWTVQLLQLRHAHRIPALHNTSTLECLDAIGAAELMSPGDVDLLRQAWLTATKARNALVLVRGKPTDQLPAPGKVLSAVAQVAGWPSGDAGEFLDNYLRVTRRAKAVVERAFGS